One Brachybacterium kimchii genomic window carries:
- a CDS encoding DivIVA domain-containing protein, protein MALMPEDLENKRFTPVRFSEGYDMDEVDNYLDLEVLPRLQELIDENARLTKELEEAHNRVAELESAAQDGSAAAAAAPAEPVEDATSETAAVSESAAAPEAATAETGTTEADTAALADAQSTQDAAAAVAETPDQSAAGIIALANRLHDEHVRNGEAERDRLISEANDEHQRIVGEAEEKSRTTLDDLETKKADLEKKIEKLRTFERDYRNRLRNYLENQLSELETSETQDKHANFGL, encoded by the coding sequence ATGGCTCTGATGCCCGAGGACCTGGAGAACAAGCGGTTCACCCCGGTTCGGTTCTCCGAAGGCTACGACATGGACGAGGTCGACAATTACCTCGACCTCGAGGTGCTTCCGCGCCTGCAGGAGCTCATCGACGAGAACGCCCGGCTGACCAAGGAGCTCGAGGAGGCGCACAACCGCGTCGCCGAGCTCGAGAGCGCCGCGCAGGACGGCTCCGCCGCCGCGGCCGCCGCTCCGGCCGAGCCGGTGGAGGACGCGACCTCCGAGACCGCTGCCGTCAGCGAGAGCGCCGCGGCCCCCGAGGCCGCGACCGCCGAGACCGGCACCACGGAGGCGGACACCGCCGCCCTCGCCGATGCGCAGTCCACGCAGGACGCCGCGGCCGCCGTCGCCGAGACGCCCGACCAGTCGGCCGCAGGCATCATCGCCCTCGCCAACCGCCTGCACGACGAGCACGTGCGCAACGGCGAGGCCGAGCGCGACCGCCTCATCTCCGAGGCCAACGACGAGCACCAGCGCATCGTCGGCGAGGCCGAGGAGAAGTCCCGCACCACGCTCGACGACCTCGAGACCAAGAAGGCCGATCTCGAGAAGAAGATCGAGAAGCTGCGCACGTTCGAGCGCGATTACCGCAACCGTCTGCGCAACTACCTGGAGAACCAGCTCAGCGAGCTCGAGACGAGCGAGACCCAGGACAAGCACGCGAACTTCGGCCTGTGA
- a CDS encoding YggT family protein: MQLIASILYLALLLYTLVLLARLVLDWIRSYARDFRPRGIVLLLFEIVFTLTDPPVRALRRVIPPLRLGSFSLDLSLLILLLVCSLLMRVLWGIAI, translated from the coding sequence GTGCAGCTGATCGCCTCGATCCTCTACCTCGCGCTGCTGCTGTACACGCTGGTCCTGCTGGCACGTCTCGTGCTCGACTGGATCCGCTCGTACGCGCGCGACTTCCGGCCCCGCGGCATCGTGCTGCTGCTGTTCGAGATCGTCTTCACGCTCACGGATCCCCCTGTGCGCGCTCTGCGCCGGGTGATCCCGCCCCTGCGGCTGGGCAGCTTCTCCCTCGACCTCAGCCTGCTGATCCTGCTGCTGGTGTGCTCCCTGCTGATGCGCGTGCTCTGGGGCATCGCGATCTGA
- a CDS encoding cell division protein SepF, producing the protein MGAWHNAMVALGLANEVDEDYYEDEQPRRDEVAPVRRTERAPEPAHEREAQVTPIRQRQSSVVAVSHPSEDTMQRITTIHPRSYNDAKAIGESFRDGVPVIVNLSDMQDGDAKRMVDFCAGLVFGLRGSIERITGKVFLLSPEFVEVDGESTTDEGSFYNQS; encoded by the coding sequence ATGGGAGCCTGGCACAACGCGATGGTCGCTCTCGGCCTCGCCAACGAGGTCGACGAGGACTACTACGAGGACGAGCAGCCGCGTCGCGACGAGGTGGCGCCCGTGCGCCGCACCGAGCGCGCGCCGGAGCCGGCCCACGAGCGGGAGGCGCAGGTGACCCCGATCCGTCAGCGCCAGAGCAGCGTGGTGGCCGTCAGCCACCCGTCGGAGGACACGATGCAGCGCATCACCACCATTCACCCGCGCTCGTACAACGACGCCAAGGCGATCGGCGAGTCCTTCCGGGACGGCGTGCCGGTGATCGTGAACCTGAGCGACATGCAGGACGGCGATGCCAAGCGCATGGTCGACTTCTGCGCCGGTCTGGTCTTCGGGCTGCGCGGCAGCATCGAGCGCATCACCGGGAAGGTGTTCCTGCTCTCCCCGGAGTTCGTCGAGGTGGACGGCGAGTCCACCACGGACGAGGGCAGCTTCTACAACCAGAGCTGA
- the pgeF gene encoding peptidoglycan editing factor PgeF has protein sequence MNDQRPTAVTGARAPRLRGARALFTTRLGGVSEPPFEGLNLAHHVGDAPEAVTRNRELLAAHIGAPLVFVEQVHSDRVHVLRASESAAGDAEDAGGAGERQVVTADALVTDRADVALAIMVADCLPVLFSDAEAGVVAAAHAGRAGLLGGVLERTLEQMRALGARPERTHAAIGPGICGSCYEVPEEMRARASADLPAVRATTRQGTPALDLRAGARAVLEKAGLASSAVDDDHPCTLETDALFSYRRAQRTGRFAGVIRRA, from the coding sequence GTGAACGACCAGCGGCCGACGGCCGTCACCGGTGCTCGGGCCCCGCGGCTTCGCGGGGCCCGAGCCCTGTTCACGACCCGTCTCGGCGGGGTCTCCGAGCCCCCGTTCGAGGGGCTGAACCTCGCCCATCACGTGGGCGACGCCCCGGAGGCCGTGACACGGAACCGCGAGCTGCTCGCCGCGCACATCGGCGCGCCCCTCGTCTTCGTCGAGCAGGTCCACTCCGACCGCGTGCACGTGCTGCGGGCGTCGGAATCCGCCGCAGGGGATGCGGAGGATGCAGGGGGCGCGGGGGAGCGGCAGGTCGTGACAGCGGATGCGCTGGTCACCGACCGCGCTGACGTGGCCCTGGCGATCATGGTGGCCGACTGCCTCCCGGTGCTTTTCAGCGACGCCGAGGCCGGCGTCGTGGCCGCGGCGCATGCGGGCCGTGCGGGCCTGCTCGGCGGAGTGCTCGAGCGCACGCTCGAGCAGATGCGAGCGCTCGGCGCGCGCCCGGAGCGCACGCATGCGGCCATCGGCCCGGGCATCTGCGGGTCCTGCTACGAGGTGCCCGAGGAGATGCGCGCCCGGGCCTCCGCAGACCTCCCGGCCGTCCGGGCGACCACGCGTCAGGGCACCCCGGCCCTCGATCTGCGCGCCGGCGCCCGCGCGGTCCTCGAGAAGGCGGGTCTGGCTTCGTCGGCCGTCGACGACGACCATCCGTGCACCCTCGAGACCGACGCCCTGTTCTCCTACCGCCGCGCGCAGCGCACGGGCCGGTTCGCCGGAGTGATCCGCCGCGCGTGA
- the ftsZ gene encoding cell division protein FtsZ: MAGSQNYLAVIKVVGIGGGGVNAVNRMIESGLKGVEFIAINTDAQALLMSDADVKLDVGKEITRGLGAGADPEVGRKAAEDHGEEIEEVLRGADMVFVTAGEGGGTGTGGAPVVAKIARSLGALTIGVVTRPFTFEGRRRSSQAESGIEALQSEVDTLIVIPNDRLLSIADKQVSMLDAFKSADQVLLSGVQGITDLITTPGLINLDFADVKSVMQGAGSALMGIGSSRGDDRALQAAELAVSSPLLEASIDGAYGVLLSIQGGSDLGLYEVSEAARLVQEAAHPDANIIFGSVIDDALGDEVRVTVIAAGFEGGGPTPRTDSSSAVRSGGSDRGDRGLAAGGSDRASRQEGAARAFGASRPSPSAPARPEPRPVRSADSASTATSGGWGAPQQSFTPSQQAPAGEPAAADPADVEEEAPQQAQPVQPAPVQPQSSPVRPPRVEEPPADDDDLDLPSFLK; encoded by the coding sequence GTGGCCGGATCCCAGAACTATCTCGCTGTCATCAAGGTCGTCGGCATCGGCGGCGGCGGTGTCAACGCCGTCAACCGCATGATCGAATCCGGCCTCAAGGGCGTCGAGTTCATCGCGATCAACACCGACGCCCAGGCGCTGCTCATGTCGGATGCCGACGTGAAGCTCGACGTGGGCAAGGAGATCACCCGCGGCCTCGGCGCCGGCGCCGATCCCGAGGTGGGCCGCAAGGCCGCCGAGGACCACGGCGAGGAGATCGAGGAGGTCCTGCGCGGGGCCGACATGGTCTTCGTGACCGCCGGCGAGGGCGGCGGCACCGGCACGGGCGGCGCGCCCGTGGTCGCCAAGATCGCCCGCAGCCTCGGCGCGCTGACCATCGGCGTGGTCACCCGTCCCTTCACCTTCGAGGGCCGCCGCCGCTCGAGCCAGGCCGAGTCCGGCATCGAGGCGCTGCAGTCCGAGGTCGACACCCTCATCGTCATCCCCAACGACCGCCTGCTCTCGATCGCCGACAAGCAGGTCTCGATGCTCGACGCGTTCAAGAGCGCGGACCAGGTCCTGCTCTCGGGCGTCCAGGGCATCACGGACCTCATCACCACGCCGGGCCTGATCAACCTCGACTTCGCCGACGTGAAGTCCGTCATGCAGGGAGCCGGCAGCGCCCTCATGGGCATCGGCTCCTCCCGCGGGGACGATCGCGCCCTGCAGGCCGCCGAGCTCGCCGTCTCCAGCCCCCTGCTGGAGGCCTCGATCGACGGCGCCTACGGCGTGCTGCTCTCGATCCAGGGCGGCAGCGACCTCGGCCTCTACGAGGTCTCGGAGGCCGCTCGCCTGGTGCAGGAGGCCGCCCACCCGGACGCGAACATCATCTTCGGCTCCGTCATCGACGACGCCCTGGGCGACGAGGTCCGCGTGACCGTCATCGCCGCCGGCTTCGAGGGCGGCGGGCCCACCCCGCGCACCGATTCCTCGAGCGCCGTGCGCTCGGGCGGATCGGACCGCGGGGACCGCGGCCTGGCCGCGGGCGGATCGGACCGCGCCTCCCGTCAGGAGGGCGCCGCCCGCGCCTTCGGCGCGAGCCGTCCCTCGCCGTCGGCCCCGGCCCGTCCCGAGCCGCGCCCGGTGCGCTCGGCCGATTCCGCGTCGACCGCGACCAGCGGCGGCTGGGGAGCTCCCCAGCAGAGCTTCACGCCGTCGCAGCAGGCGCCGGCCGGCGAGCCCGCCGCGGCCGATCCGGCGGATGTCGAGGAGGAGGCGCCCCAGCAGGCGCAGCCCGTGCAGCCGGCCCCCGTCCAGCCGCAGTCCTCCCCGGTGCGCCCGCCGCGCGTCGAGGAGCCCCCGGCCGACGACGACGACCTGGACCTGCCCTCGTTCCTCAAGTGA
- a CDS encoding FtsQ-type POTRA domain-containing protein, whose protein sequence is MARRPTPPRPRPGAPEARPSADERSATPQRRQPASRQTPAQRRTPAQRETPAQREAPTTRKSAGQRPGTASQKGSAQRRDSAAQKSSTQRPATAPRTARAEDRASAQRPAPSGAASAPAPGRTGADASHEETTGRGRVVQAADRFGGMLRARPWRRRRRAIILGTAGTILALIVLLVVAITIPPLRVHEVTVTGAGYVDSSAVTDAAAPQEDHSMLLVRSGAVEEEVEKVPGVKSAQVSKKWPSTLSVEVTERTPLATLKEADGSTHILDADGVELPEAAGKDEKLVPLTIGGKGGDTDAISGSMLSVLAALPDSMRTTVTAITASSTNDVTLTVKTDSGTKTIVWGNAQDSELKAKVATTLLSQPGSEIDVTSPVAPVTR, encoded by the coding sequence ATGGCGCGCCGTCCCACCCCTCCGCGGCCGCGTCCCGGAGCACCGGAGGCCCGCCCGTCGGCCGACGAGCGCTCCGCGACCCCTCAGCGCAGGCAGCCCGCGTCCCGCCAGACGCCCGCGCAGCGCAGGACCCCCGCGCAGCGCGAGACGCCCGCGCAGCGCGAGGCGCCCACGACCCGGAAGAGCGCCGGGCAGCGCCCGGGGACCGCGTCGCAGAAGGGGTCTGCGCAGCGCCGGGACTCCGCGGCGCAGAAGAGCTCCACACAGCGCCCGGCGACCGCGCCGCGGACTGCCCGTGCGGAGGACCGGGCCTCCGCGCAGCGACCCGCGCCCTCCGGGGCCGCGTCGGCCCCCGCCCCGGGGCGCACGGGCGCCGACGCGTCGCACGAGGAGACGACGGGCCGGGGCCGCGTCGTCCAGGCCGCCGACCGCTTCGGCGGGATGCTGCGTGCGCGTCCCTGGCGGCGCCGCCGCCGCGCGATCATCCTCGGCACCGCAGGCACGATCCTCGCCCTGATCGTCCTGCTGGTCGTCGCGATCACCATCCCGCCGCTGCGGGTGCACGAGGTGACGGTGACCGGCGCCGGCTACGTGGATTCCTCCGCGGTCACCGACGCCGCGGCCCCGCAGGAGGACCACAGCATGCTTCTCGTGCGCTCGGGCGCCGTGGAGGAGGAGGTCGAGAAGGTGCCCGGGGTGAAGTCGGCCCAGGTCTCCAAGAAGTGGCCCAGCACGCTGAGCGTCGAGGTCACCGAGCGCACGCCCCTGGCGACCCTCAAGGAGGCCGACGGCTCGACGCACATCCTCGATGCCGACGGCGTCGAGCTTCCCGAGGCCGCGGGGAAGGACGAGAAGCTCGTCCCGCTCACGATCGGCGGGAAGGGCGGGGACACCGACGCGATCTCCGGATCCATGCTCTCCGTGCTCGCGGCGCTGCCGGACTCGATGCGCACCACCGTCACCGCCATCACCGCGTCCTCCACGAACGACGTGACGCTCACGGTGAAGACCGACTCCGGGACGAAGACCATCGTGTGGGGCAACGCCCAGGACAGCGAGCTGAAGGCGAAGGTCGCCACGACCCTGCTCTCCCAGCCGGGCAGCGAGATCGACGTCACCAGCCCGGTCGCCCCCGTCACCCGCTGA
- the murC gene encoding UDP-N-acetylmuramate--L-alanine ligase has product MTARAASDDLPALPDGVRTMLRRGDVVTDSAWPQGPVRSIHVVRIGGAGMSAVARLALEAGLAVSGSDSQDGQFIGPLRAAGARIGIGFDAGLLADDVDLVVVSTAVRADNVEVIAARERGIPVIHRAAALAGLLQDRRLLAVAGTHGKTSTTAMAVLALRGAGGDPAWALGAAVPDLGRNAGLREDAGSERPTGEGVPESPLAVIEADESDGSFLAFAPSALVVTNLEADHLDFHGDEATLVAAFDALVDRLATGGALVVCADDAGAAALGERSSARGVDVLTYGRASGADWRLLEETPEATGTHARIAGPVGEIELDLHVTGHHNVLNAMGALAGCLALLLADGHGAADVADPAAVSASTSDPATIARALATGVGPFTGASRRFDLRGVVRGVPVFDDYAHHPREVEATIVAARGIVGPTGRVLVAFQPHLYSRTRAFAGDFARALGQADETWVMPVYGAREDPDPAVDARTITDRAEPGAVLHALTDRAEVAPSLAAAAEDGDIVLMLGAGDIVEATPGVLAALGGEQS; this is encoded by the coding sequence ATGACCGCGCGCGCTGCCTCCGACGACCTTCCCGCCCTGCCCGACGGGGTGCGCACGATGCTCCGTCGCGGAGACGTGGTCACCGACTCCGCATGGCCCCAGGGCCCCGTGCGCTCGATCCACGTGGTGCGCATCGGCGGCGCGGGGATGTCCGCCGTCGCGCGGCTCGCTCTCGAGGCGGGCCTCGCCGTGAGCGGCTCGGACTCCCAGGACGGCCAGTTCATCGGCCCGCTGCGCGCGGCGGGCGCTCGCATCGGGATCGGCTTCGACGCGGGCCTGCTGGCGGATGACGTCGATCTCGTCGTCGTCTCCACCGCCGTGCGCGCCGACAACGTCGAGGTGATCGCCGCCCGCGAGCGCGGCATCCCCGTCATCCATCGCGCCGCGGCCCTCGCGGGGCTCCTGCAGGACCGCCGGCTGCTCGCGGTCGCCGGCACCCACGGCAAGACGTCGACGACGGCGATGGCCGTGCTCGCCCTGCGCGGCGCGGGCGGCGACCCGGCCTGGGCCCTCGGCGCCGCGGTCCCGGACCTGGGCCGCAATGCCGGACTGCGCGAGGACGCGGGCTCCGAGCGGCCGACGGGCGAGGGCGTTCCCGAGAGCCCTCTCGCGGTGATCGAGGCCGATGAGTCCGACGGGTCCTTCCTCGCCTTCGCGCCCTCCGCGCTCGTGGTCACCAACCTCGAGGCCGACCATCTGGACTTCCATGGCGACGAGGCGACCCTCGTGGCCGCATTCGACGCGCTCGTCGACCGCCTCGCGACGGGCGGCGCCCTCGTGGTCTGCGCCGACGACGCGGGCGCCGCGGCGCTGGGGGAGCGGTCCTCCGCGCGCGGCGTCGACGTCCTGACCTACGGCCGCGCCTCCGGTGCCGACTGGCGCCTGCTCGAGGAGACGCCCGAGGCCACCGGCACGCACGCCCGGATCGCCGGACCCGTCGGCGAGATCGAGCTGGACCTGCACGTCACCGGGCACCACAACGTGCTGAACGCCATGGGCGCGCTGGCCGGGTGCCTCGCCCTGCTGCTCGCCGACGGACACGGGGCGGCCGACGTCGCCGATCCCGCGGCGGTCTCCGCCTCGACGTCGGACCCCGCGACGATCGCGCGGGCCCTGGCGACGGGAGTCGGCCCGTTCACCGGTGCCTCGCGCCGCTTCGACCTGCGCGGGGTGGTCCGCGGCGTGCCCGTGTTCGACGACTACGCGCACCACCCGCGGGAGGTCGAGGCGACGATCGTCGCCGCCCGGGGCATCGTCGGCCCCACCGGGCGCGTGCTCGTCGCCTTCCAGCCCCATCTCTACTCGCGCACGCGCGCCTTCGCGGGAGACTTCGCCCGTGCCCTCGGCCAGGCCGACGAGACCTGGGTGATGCCCGTCTACGGGGCCCGGGAGGATCCCGACCCCGCCGTCGACGCGCGCACCATCACCGATCGCGCCGAGCCGGGCGCCGTGCTGCACGCGCTCACCGACCGCGCCGAGGTCGCGCCCTCCCTCGCGGCCGCCGCCGAGGACGGCGACATCGTCCTGATGCTCGGGGCGGGGGACATCGTCGAGGCGACACCGGGGGTGCTCGCAGCACTCGGCGGTGAGCAGTCCTGA
- the murG gene encoding undecaprenyldiphospho-muramoylpentapeptide beta-N-acetylglucosaminyltransferase codes for MNAPTVLLAGGGTAGHVSPLLATAAKIRELDPEAEVLALGTADGLEADLVPAAGLELVTIEKVPFPRRPNGAALRFPARFGGSLREVRALMKDRGVGAVCGFGGYVCPPAYLASASARIPRLIHEANRRPGLANRLGARGAAAVLTAFENTPLPGARRIGMPMREGVATLDRAARRTDAVRSFGLDPERPVLLVTGGSLGAQHLNEVVVHSAETVLAHGGQILHVTGRGKTEVGAALADRDGYQLVEYVSAMEDAYAAADLAVTRSGAGTVSELTAVGLPAVFVPLPVGNGEQALNGQEVVSAGGALMISDADLDEQVMSGTILPLLSDPERLRAMSEASRAFGITDAAERLAGLVLAAAHRG; via the coding sequence ATGAACGCACCGACCGTCCTGCTGGCCGGAGGCGGCACCGCAGGCCACGTCTCGCCCCTTCTCGCCACTGCCGCGAAGATCCGCGAGCTGGACCCCGAGGCCGAGGTGCTCGCCCTCGGCACGGCCGACGGCCTGGAGGCCGACCTCGTCCCCGCCGCGGGCCTCGAGCTCGTCACCATCGAGAAGGTGCCCTTCCCGCGCCGTCCGAACGGTGCGGCGCTGCGCTTCCCGGCCCGCTTCGGCGGCAGCCTCCGCGAGGTGCGCGCACTCATGAAGGACCGCGGTGTCGGCGCTGTCTGCGGCTTCGGCGGCTACGTGTGCCCGCCCGCCTATCTCGCCTCCGCCTCGGCGCGCATCCCGCGCCTCATCCATGAGGCGAACCGTCGGCCCGGCCTCGCCAACCGCCTCGGTGCCCGCGGGGCGGCGGCCGTGCTCACGGCCTTCGAGAACACCCCGCTGCCCGGCGCCCGCCGCATCGGCATGCCCATGCGCGAGGGCGTCGCGACCCTCGACCGCGCGGCCCGCCGCACGGACGCCGTGCGCTCCTTCGGGCTCGACCCGGAGCGTCCCGTGCTGCTGGTCACCGGAGGGTCTCTGGGTGCCCAGCACCTCAACGAGGTCGTCGTGCACAGCGCCGAGACGGTGCTCGCTCACGGCGGCCAGATCCTCCATGTCACCGGCCGCGGCAAGACCGAGGTGGGGGCCGCCCTCGCGGATCGCGACGGCTATCAGCTGGTCGAGTACGTGAGCGCCATGGAGGACGCCTACGCCGCCGCCGACCTCGCCGTCACCCGCTCCGGGGCCGGCACCGTCAGCGAGCTCACGGCCGTCGGCCTGCCCGCGGTGTTCGTGCCGCTGCCGGTCGGCAATGGGGAGCAGGCGCTGAACGGCCAGGAGGTCGTGAGCGCCGGCGGCGCCCTCATGATCTCCGACGCCGACCTCGACGAGCAGGTCATGAGCGGCACGATCCTGCCGCTGCTGAGCGACCCCGAGCGCCTGCGCGCGATGTCCGAGGCCTCCCGTGCCTTCGGCATCACCGACGCCGCCGAGCGCCTCGCCGGTCTCGTCCTCGCCGCCGCCCACCGCGGCTGA
- the ftsW gene encoding putative lipid II flippase FtsW, with protein sequence MSPQQTPRRAPAVVRPDEDRPLGDVGGRVRNGLGDWGRSPVLDFYGLICVGTLLIGTGLVMVLSSSSVVSIAKGDSPFAGLLAQGKFALIGLVGLLVAAFLPPRTYERFAWVLLGLGIALQCLVHVPGIGVAAGGNTNWIRIAGQTLQPSELLKLALAVWLGAILTRKRPLLHRTMHLVIPVVPVIVVALGLVLLGHDLGTMMIMAMLVAGSLWIGGVPRRWFVLGGGVGVAAILFFALTNANRMARIGNWLHGTCEGDSCLQSDQGLMGLAEGGWWGVGLGQSRQKWGRLPAAQDDYIFAIIGEELGLIGTLGVLLLFSVFALILFRMITRARDPFIQITIGGVGAWLLGQAFVNMMVVTGMLPVLGVPLPFISSGGSALVASMLALGMLLSFARHEPGAQEALAARMGTVRSALAVIPAGRGEEGARRRRRGRRGAKSARGTSSARKTKTTAGTAKASTARAAASGGRARAAAPSSRSRGAGARSSGTRTTGSRGAGARSSGTARRSRARSSARAAEPTARPDTEGYAR encoded by the coding sequence ATGAGCCCCCAGCAGACGCCCCGTCGGGCCCCTGCTGTGGTGCGTCCGGACGAGGACCGCCCTCTGGGCGACGTCGGCGGTCGCGTGCGCAACGGCCTCGGCGACTGGGGGCGCTCCCCGGTCCTGGACTTCTACGGCCTGATCTGCGTGGGCACCCTGCTCATCGGCACCGGCCTGGTGATGGTCCTCTCCAGCAGCTCCGTGGTGAGCATCGCCAAGGGCGACTCCCCGTTCGCGGGCCTTCTCGCACAGGGGAAGTTCGCACTGATCGGGCTCGTCGGCCTGCTCGTCGCCGCGTTCCTGCCGCCGCGCACCTACGAGAGGTTCGCCTGGGTGCTGCTCGGTCTCGGCATCGCCCTGCAGTGCCTCGTGCACGTGCCGGGCATCGGGGTCGCCGCCGGCGGCAACACGAACTGGATCCGCATCGCCGGCCAGACCCTCCAGCCGTCCGAGCTCCTCAAGCTCGCGCTCGCCGTCTGGCTCGGGGCGATCCTCACCCGCAAGCGGCCTCTGCTGCACCGCACGATGCATCTCGTGATCCCCGTGGTGCCGGTCATCGTGGTCGCTCTGGGCCTCGTGCTGCTCGGCCACGACCTGGGCACGATGATGATCATGGCGATGCTGGTCGCCGGCTCCCTCTGGATCGGCGGCGTGCCGCGGCGCTGGTTCGTGCTCGGCGGCGGCGTGGGCGTGGCCGCGATCCTCTTCTTCGCCCTCACCAACGCCAACCGCATGGCCCGCATCGGCAACTGGCTGCACGGCACCTGCGAGGGTGACTCCTGCCTGCAGTCCGACCAGGGCCTCATGGGTCTCGCCGAGGGCGGATGGTGGGGCGTCGGTCTGGGGCAGTCGCGCCAGAAGTGGGGGCGCCTGCCCGCCGCCCAGGACGACTACATCTTCGCGATCATCGGCGAGGAGCTCGGCCTGATCGGCACGCTGGGCGTGCTGCTGCTGTTCTCCGTGTTCGCGCTCATCCTCTTCCGGATGATCACCCGCGCCCGGGACCCCTTCATCCAGATCACCATCGGCGGCGTGGGCGCCTGGCTGCTCGGCCAGGCCTTCGTGAACATGATGGTCGTCACCGGCATGCTGCCCGTGCTCGGTGTGCCGCTGCCCTTCATCTCCTCCGGCGGCTCCGCCCTGGTCGCCTCCATGCTGGCCCTGGGCATGCTTCTGTCCTTCGCCCGCCACGAGCCCGGCGCCCAGGAGGCCCTCGCCGCCCGCATGGGCACGGTGCGCAGCGCTCTCGCCGTGATCCCCGCCGGCCGCGGGGAAGAGGGCGCACGCCGTCGCCGCCGCGGCCGCCGCGGGGCGAAGTCGGCGCGCGGCACGTCGTCCGCGCGGAAGACGAAGACGACGGCGGGAACGGCGAAGGCATCCACCGCGCGCGCCGCCGCCTCCGGCGGGCGGGCCCGCGCCGCAGCCCCCTCCTCCCGCTCCCGCGGCGCCGGTGCACGCAGCTCCGGGACCCGCACCACCGGGTCCCGCGGCGCCGGAGCTCGCAGCTCGGGCACCGCGCGACGCAGCCGTGCCCGCTCGTCGGCCCGAGCGGCCGAGCCCACTGCACGCCCCGACACCGAGGGATACGCCCGCTGA
- the murD gene encoding UDP-N-acetylmuramoyl-L-alanine--D-glutamate ligase, which produces MSSDGTPVDARPWPGLDVAGLRILVVGFGVSGYAVADQTMQRGASVIVVDAADTPRNRERARILEVFDVHVRLGAEHTRTLPEDADVDLVVTSPGWRPDQPLLAQAAAAGIPVWSEIELARRMQAPDGPAWLGVTGTNGKTTVVTMLETILRADGLRAVACGNVGLPVIEAALDPEGFDVLAVELSSFQLHWTQHVDCEAAAVLNITEDHLDWHGGLEAYARAKGKIFEGVRVACVYNTADDLTRRLVEDADVIEGARAVGVTLGAPGPSELGVVDDLLVDRAFVEDRRRQAAELGSLADLAHLGPHGAPPHVVFNALAAAALARAHGVSQAAVREGLRAFRAGSHRSEIVAVGAGIAYVDDSKATNPDAARASLLGMEHVVWIAGGDTKGADVDALVAEVSGRLRGVVLIGADDAPFREALERHAPAIPSVRVPAGDTEDPEGRSRLMREAVDAAAGLAREGDAVLLAPAAASIDQFADYAERGDLFAAAARAATGMQDAEDTQEPDGPEGRA; this is translated from the coding sequence GTGAGCTCGGACGGCACCCCGGTCGACGCGCGCCCCTGGCCGGGCCTCGACGTCGCCGGGCTCAGGATCCTCGTCGTCGGCTTCGGCGTCTCCGGGTACGCGGTCGCCGACCAGACCATGCAGCGCGGTGCGAGCGTGATCGTGGTGGATGCTGCGGACACCCCGCGCAATCGCGAGCGCGCCCGCATCCTCGAGGTCTTCGACGTCCACGTGCGCCTGGGCGCCGAGCACACTCGCACACTCCCCGAGGACGCGGACGTCGACCTCGTGGTCACGTCCCCCGGATGGCGCCCCGACCAGCCCCTGCTCGCGCAGGCCGCAGCCGCTGGCATCCCGGTGTGGAGCGAGATCGAGCTCGCCCGGCGCATGCAGGCGCCGGACGGTCCCGCGTGGCTCGGCGTCACCGGAACCAACGGCAAGACCACCGTCGTGACCATGCTTGAGACGATCCTGCGCGCCGACGGGCTGCGCGCCGTCGCCTGCGGGAACGTCGGCCTGCCCGTCATCGAGGCGGCCCTCGACCCCGAGGGGTTCGACGTCCTGGCCGTCGAGCTCTCGAGCTTCCAGCTGCACTGGACCCAGCACGTGGACTGCGAGGCCGCCGCCGTCCTCAACATCACCGAGGACCACCTCGACTGGCACGGCGGCCTCGAGGCCTACGCCCGCGCCAAGGGCAAGATCTTCGAGGGCGTCCGTGTGGCCTGCGTCTACAACACGGCCGACGACCTCACCCGGAGGCTCGTCGAGGACGCCGACGTCATCGAGGGCGCCCGCGCCGTCGGCGTGACCCTCGGCGCCCCCGGCCCCTCCGAGCTCGGGGTCGTCGACGACCTGCTCGTGGACCGCGCCTTCGTCGAGGACCGCCGCCGGCAGGCGGCCGAGCTCGGCTCCCTGGCCGACCTCGCCCACCTGGGCCCTCACGGCGCTCCGCCCCACGTCGTCTTCAACGCGCTCGCCGCCGCGGCCCTGGCCCGCGCCCACGGCGTCTCCCAGGCGGCAGTGCGCGAGGGGCTCCGCGCCTTCCGCGCCGGCAGCCACCGCAGCGAGATCGTCGCGGTCGGCGCCGGCATCGCCTACGTCGACGACTCCAAGGCCACCAATCCCGACGCGGCCCGCGCCTCGCTGCTCGGCATGGAGCACGTGGTCTGGATCGCGGGCGGGGACACCAAGGGGGCCGACGTCGACGCGCTGGTCGCCGAGGTGTCCGGACGCCTCCGCGGCGTCGTCCTCATCGGCGCCGACGACGCGCCCTTCCGCGAGGCGCTCGAGCGACACGCGCCCGCAATACCCAGCGTGCGCGTGCCCGCGGGTGACACTGAGGACCCCGAAGGACGTTCCCGACTGATGCGGGAGGCCGTCGACGCGGCGGCCGGACTGGCCCGGGAGGGCGACGCGGTGCTCCTCGCACCCGCTGCAGCCTCCATCGACCAGTTCGCGGACTACGCCGAGCGCGGCGACCTCTTCGCCGCCGCCGCCCGCGCGGCCACGGGGATGCAGGACGCCGAGGACACGCAGGAGCCGGACGGACCGGAAGGACGCGCATGA